The Vicia villosa cultivar HV-30 ecotype Madison, WI linkage group LG1, Vvil1.0, whole genome shotgun sequence genome includes a region encoding these proteins:
- the LOC131658443 gene encoding uncharacterized protein LOC131658443 — translation MDNNVTVNQGATRRTHTYTFHREGMVQLGQLGELVTGHNETVFGDNYGNILSLLYSRVDEWALSTLLQFYDPDIRCFTFSDYQLAPTLEEYSYLLNIKIQHRVPFVCVPEKPRLDYIANALYLSLGDVHDNWKKNGDTHGFYMSFLVEKAQEFADKGIWEAFNAILAALIYGIVMFPNIHKFVDLAAICLFMDKNPIPTLLADTYYSIHSRHGKRGAIRGCLPLLYKWFKSHLPASGPFVTSTQKWSQRIMGLTANDIVWYQFRTGISEVIIRCGNFGNVPLIGTKGCINYNPILALRQLGYTMKSGPSDREIYQSVYFEKGADPVALEEIRKAWNNIHIGERSTLGAKNAIAMEPYTDWVKERVKTLLLPFPRVPLLYAQPPKISETMVSRERFDQVRVANLRLKEKDRDMDLKRYFLKQTKNELARELKTLKGESSQARKRVRTEKDGKAVAAPTEDPQKVIEKAIKEEKEKLRREYQEDLKAHKLRLEKETKSPPDLLDGVSIVLYIETLLLVFEPTRLRGLL, via the exons ATGGATAACAACGTGACCGTCAATCAGGGAGCTACAAGGCGCACACACACTTATACTTTCCATCGCGAGGGTATGGTTCAATTGGGGCAATTGGGTGAATTGGTCACTGGTCATAATGAAACAGTGTTCGGTGACAATTATGGCAACATATTATCTCTTCTGTACTCGCGTGTCGACGAATGGGCCTTatctactcttcttcagttctacGACCCAGATATCCGTTGTTTCACATTTTCGGATTATCAGCTAGCTCCCACTCTTGAGGAGTACTCTTACCTCCTcaacatcaagattcaacacagagTGCCTTTTGTTTGTGTCCCAGAGAAACCTAGGTTGGATTacattgccaacgctctttatttgagcttggGGGATGTTCATGATAACTGGAAGAAGAATGGTGATACTCATGGCTTCTACATGAGTTTCCTGGTTGAAAAAGCTCAAGAATTTGCTGACAAAGGAATATGGGAGGCTTTCAATGCTATTTTGGCCGCTCTAATCTATGGAATTGTGATGTTTCCcaacattcacaagttcgttgaCTTGGCTGCTATATGTCTTTTTATGGACAAGAATCCAATACCCACCCTATTGGCTGACACATATTATTCTATTCACTCTCGGCATGGTAAAAGGGGGGCTATTCGAGGTTGCTTGCCGCTGTTATATAAATGGTTCAAATCTCACTTGCCTGCTAGTGGTCCGTTTGTTACCTCTACTCAGAAATGGTCTCAAAGGATCATGGGACTTACTGCAAACGATATCGTATGGTATCAATTCCGAACAGGCATATCTGAAGTCATTATTAGGTGCGGAAACTTTGGTAACGTCCCGCTCATTGGGACAAAAGGATGTATTAACTACAACCCAATTCTAGCTCTTCGTCAGTTGGGTTATACCATGAAGAGTGGGCCTTCGGATAGGGAGATTTACCAATCCGTGTACTTTGAAAAGGGAGCTGACCCTGTAGCGCTTGAGGAAATCAGGAAAGCCTGGAATAACATTCATATAGGTGAGAGATCCACTCTGGGAGCCAAGAATGCCATTGCTATGGAGCCCTATACCGATTGGGTTAAGGAGAGAGTCAAGACACTTCTGTTACCATTCCCGAGGGTCCCTCTCTTGTATGCACAACCTCCGAAGATATCGGAAACTATGGTATCAAGGGAACGTTTTGACCAGGTCCGCGTCGCCAATTTGAGACTGAAAGAGAAAGATAGGGATATGGATTTGAAGCGCTATTTCCTTAAGCAGACAAAGAATGAACTGGCCCGTGAACTTAAAACTCTCAAAGGAGAGTCTTCTCAAGCCAGGAAGAGGGTTAGAACTGAAAAGGACGGAAAAGCTGTTGCCGCTCCTACTGAAGATCCTCAAAAGGTTATAGAAAAGGCTataaaggaagaaaaagagaagCTCAGACGAGAGTATCAAGAAGACCTGAAAGCCCACAAGCTCCGACTGGAGAAAGAAACCAA ATCACCACCAgatttgttggatggggtctctattgttctttatattgaaACATTGTTACTTGTGTTTGAACCTACTCGCCTTAGGGGGCtattatga